In a single window of the Elaeis guineensis isolate ETL-2024a chromosome 6, EG11, whole genome shotgun sequence genome:
- the LOC105046579 gene encoding uncharacterized protein — protein sequence MGFKEGNKVEVMRRNEDRYCSWIPAKISSIHGDKFSVRYDLFLTAKEKPVVERVRKEDVRPCPPPVHGKERWIVGDTAEVFDLHSWRVGKVAKVLKRNHVVIRLFGSIQLREFHVSSLRVRQAWHNNQWVVIGKVSGKKQFINGYNCSSSKYNIGSGCEAHEGISEDACTGQRHEQEDHHFCSFSPARTGKKNLNSHCILLPDVVVQGTGRKRKASPKMDGSYQLTKRTLPRKIDAVPLSKDMMDENCQHSSTNGRIIRFSEIVVNKETNNHAMHPSSIPLQIIEENNTCSVASCSDNNVPDYTNGNTRKYPRDIASSFFGDAMSSCPSEAEKKYRCVSEDELAANVHELELHAYQSTVKAFYALGPLSWEQESLLTNLRLALHISNEEHLHQLRHLLSAQNF from the exons ATGGGGTTCAAAGAAGGGAACAAGGTGGAGGTTATGAGAAGAAACGAGGATCGCTATTGCTCTTGGATTCCTGCTAAAATTTCATCAATACATGGAGATAAATTCAGTGTCAGATATGACCTATTTCTGACAGCCAAAGAAAAGCCCGTAGTAGAAAGGGTGCGCAAGGAAGATGTTAGGCCATGTCCACCTCCTGTTCATGGAAAGGAGAGGTGGATTGTTGGTGACACAGCTGAGGTGTTCGACCTCCATTCATGGAGGGTTGGAAAGGTAGCAAAAGTTCTGAAGAGAAATCATGTTGTCATCAGACTCTTTGGCTCAATCCAGCTTAGAGAATTTCATGTCTCTAGTCTAAGGGTTCGACAAGCTTGGCATAACAATCAATGGGTTGTGATTGGAAAG GTTAGTGGAAAAAAGCAATTCATCAATGGCTACAACTGTTCTAGCTCCAAATATAACATAGGCTCAGGTTGTGAAGCACATGAAGGTATATCTGAAGATGCTTGCACTGGACAGAGACATGAGCAAGAAGATCATCATTTTTGCTCATTTTCGCCTGCAAGAACTGGGAAGAAGAATCTCAATTCCCACTGTATCTTACTACCAGATGTTGTGGTTCAAGGTactggaaggaaaaggaaagcaAGCCCAAAAATGGATGGGTCTTATCAGCTAACAAAAAGGACACTGCCTAGAAAGATAGATGCTGTTCCTTTATCAAAAGATATGATGGATGAGAATTGTCAGCATTCATCCACTAATGGCAGAATAATTAGATTTTCTGAGATCGTTGTTAATAAGGAGACCAATAATCATGCTATGCATCCATCTTCCATACCTTTGCAAATTATTGAAGAGAATAATACGTGCTCTGTTGCTAGTTGTAGTGATAACAACGTACCAGACTATACTAATGGGAATACAAGAAAATATCCTAGAGATATTGCCAGTAGCTTTTTTGGTGATGCCATGTCTTCATGTCCATCTGAAGCTGAGAAAAAGTACCGATGTGTTTCTGAAGATGAATTAGCCGCCAACGTCCATGAATTAGAACTACATGCATACCAATCTACAGTGAAGGCCTTTTATGCTTTGGGTCCTTTAAGTTGGGAGCAGGAATCACTTTTAACAAATCTTCGTCTCGCTCTTCATATTTCAAATGAAGAACATTTACATCAATTAAGGCACCTGTTATCTGCTCAAAATTTTTGA